One Eublepharis macularius isolate TG4126 chromosome 6, MPM_Emac_v1.0, whole genome shotgun sequence DNA segment encodes these proteins:
- the WNT8B gene encoding protein Wnt-8b: protein MFQMSSYPGTLLLVSFFHFSHPWSVNNFLMTGPKAYLIYSSSVAAGAQSGIEECKFQFAWDRWNCPERALQLSSHGGLRSANRETAFVHAISSAGVMYTLTRNCSLGDFDNCGCDDSRNGQLGGQGWLWGGCSDNVGFGEAISKQFVDALETGQDARAAMNLHNNEAGRKAVKGTMKRTCKCHGVSGSCTTQTCWLQLPEFREVGTYLKEKYHKALKVDLLQGAGNSAASRGAIAETFSSISKKELVHLEDSPDYCLENKTLGLLGTEGRECLKRGKALSKWEKRSCQRLCGDCGLVVEERRAEMVSSCNCKFHWCCAVRCEQCRKRVTKYYCVRKEKRERSGGGRVPRKLKRKQS from the exons gtCAGTGAATAATTTCCTGATGACTGGTCCCAAG GCATACCTCATATACTCCAGCAGTGTTGCTGCCGGGGCGCAGAGTGGAATCGAGGAATGCAAGTTCCAGTTTGCTTGGGACCGCTGGAACTGTCCTGAGAGAGCTCTGCAGCTCTCTAGCCATGGAGGTTTACGGAGTG CAAACCGAGAGACAGCTTTTGTCCACGCGATCAGTTCTGCTGGAGTCATGTACACGCTGACACGCAACTGCAGCCTTGGCGATTTTGACAACTGTGGGTGTGACGACTCCCGCAACGGACAGCTTG GGGGTCAAGGATGGCTGTGGGGAGGCTGCAGTGACAACGTGGGCTTTGGGGAGGCCATTTCCAAGCAGTTCGTGGATGCCCTTGAGACAGGGCAGGATGCCAGGGCAGCCATGAACCTGCATAATAACGAGGCTGGGAGGAAG GCAGTGAAAGGGACGATGAAGAGGACCTGTAAATGCCATGGGGTGTCTGGCAGCTGCACCACCCAGACCTGTTGGCTGCAGCTGCCTGAGTTTCGAGAAGTGGGCACATACCTCAAGGAGAAGTACCACAAAGCCCTGAAAGTGGACTTACTCCAAGGAGCAGGCAACAGCGCTGCCAGCCGGGGAGCCATCGCAGAGACCTTCAGTTCCATCTCCAAGAAGGAGCTGGTCCACCTGGAAGACTCGCCCGATTATTGCCTGGAGAACAAGACTCTGGGCCTCCTGGGGACCGAGGGCCGAGAGTGCCTGAAGAGGGGCAAGGCCCTGAGCAAGTGGGAGAAGCGGAGCTGCCAGCGCTTGTGTGGGGACTGCGGGCTGGTTGTGGAGGAACGGCGAGCTGAGATGGTGTCCAGCTGCAACTGCAAGTTTCACTGGTGCTGCGCGGTCCGTTGCGAGCAGTGCCGCAAGCGAGTCACCAAGTACTACTGTGTCCGCAAGGAGAAACGGGAGCGCAGTGGGGGTGGCAGAGTGCCCCGCAAGCTCAAAAGGAAGCAGTCTTAA